CGCGAACCCTCCTAGTGAGCGGCGACTTCGTAGACGCGGGCGATGTCGGGCGTGATGCTGGACGGGTCGGTGATCGTCAGCCGGATCTGGTCGATGGCCGCGGACGTCACCACGGTCGAGACCAGGGCGCGGGTGTTGGCGGTGTAGCTGCCCAGCTGGACCCAGCCGGCGGAAGTGTGGCCCTCGACCTTGAACGCGGTCAGGACGGTGCCAGTGGCAACGTTCGGGTACCCGTACCCGCTGTAGACGTCCACCTGACTCACATCCTTGTAGGTCCCCAGATCCACTGTGAGTACCGGCGCCGTGTCGCCGACGGCCGACATCCAGCGTCCGCTGTCCGCACACGACCCGTCAACCGCTTTCGGCGCGCCCGAGGTCGCGTCGTACGTCGACGACGCGGTCACCGTCGCCCCGCGAGCCAGGTGACTCGAGCACGGTGACGTCGCCGGAGCCCCGGCCAGCCAGTCGCGCATGAAGGCGCCCTGGTACTCGCCGGACAGCAAGTTCCAGTTCTTGTCGAACCACACCGGCGCCCAGAAGTTGTCGAAGATCCACCCGATCCATCCGATCTGCGGACGCGCGTCCAGATACTGGCGGAGCGGGAGTCCCCAGCCGGACGTCGTACCGGCCGTGACCTGGTCCGCGGACGGTGACGGATCCCAGCCGAACTCCGTGAGTACGACGGGCAGCGTCGCCGACGCGGTGCCGAACTTCGGATCGAGATTGGCCGCGGTGGCGGGGCCCTGGTTCGGGTAGAGGTGGTAGACGTAGGCGATGTTGCCGCCGGTGATCGGGTCGGTCAGCGCGCCGTTCAGCCGGGTGCTCCAGGACGGGCTGCCCATCAGGATCACGTTCGACGCGACCGACCGGATCGAGTTCACGACCGGCTGGATGTACGACTTCCAGGTGGCCCAGTTGTCCGGCGCGATCGGCTCGTTGAACACCTCGAACAGCACGTTCGGGTTGTTCGCGTACCGCGGCGCGATGAAGTCCCAGAACCCCTTCACGTCAGCCTGCGGTACGGCGCCGGCCGCGTCACCGTAGTTGCGGACCAGGTGCAGGTCGATGATCACGTAGAGACCCTTGGCGACCGCGTGGTCGACGTACGGCTTGATGTACGTCGCGTCGTACGCGTTCAGGTCCTTACCGATCGCCTCGGTGACGAGCAGGCGGAGGACCTTGGAGTTCCAGCCGTTCGAGACCGTCATGTCGATCAGGTCGTTGATCGACTTGTTGTTGCAGTCGGTGCAGACGTCGTTCTGCTCGGGTGCGATGACGGAGACACCTTTGAGGGTGACGTTGGTGCCGGCACTGTTCTTGATGCGATTGCCTTCGGTGTGCAGGGCGGGGAGGGCGGTGGTCTGCGCCGATGCGTTCACCAGTGACGCAGCGGAGAACAGCAACGCAGTACACAGGGCGGCCAAAGACTTTCGGAGCACAGCAATCGTCCCTTCAGTCGCGGTGGGTGCGGATCTCCTCCGGCCAGGTCAGCGGGATCTTCAGACCGTCGGCCAGCAGGCGTTGGTAGTCGGCCAGGTGGGCGGGATCGTTACGGACCTTGCGTGGTGACAGGCCTTCGGTCAGGCAGAAGCTGACCAGTGCGCCGACCGCCTCGCCGATACTCCATTCGACCGGGTGGAGGCGGTAACAACCGTTGGTGATGTGCGTGGTCCCGATGTTCTTGTTCGCCGGCAGCAGGTTGTCGACACGGACCGGGATCAGCGCGCCGAGCGGAATCTGGAACGGGTACGCCTCGATGTCGACGTAGCTGCGTCCCGCCGTACTCGGATGCAGATCGATCCGGTAGCGCCCGAGCCCTACGGTGTCCGCGAACACCTCACTCCCCGCATCGTCCGGCCGCGCCTCGACGCCCACGTGCTGCTCCAGCACGGTGAACTCGGCCTGGATCCGGCGCGCTTCCCGGATGTACGGCATCTTGGCGAGACCGTCCGCGGTACCGGTGGCGTCCGGGCGCAACCGGAGACCGGGGTAGCCGCCGTCGGTCTGCATCCAGTACAGGAACGACAGCGACAGATCACGGCTCGCGGCCAACGCGGCCGCCGGATCAGCCGCCCCGAGGAGCGGTGCGTCCCAGTAGTCGAGCTGCGGCCAGTTGACCACCGTGACGTCCGGGATCGCCTTGTCGACAAAGTTGCTGCTGGCAAGGATCTGGCGGTACCGCCAGAGCGAGAAGGGCGCTCGCTGTGACGGGTTCGCGTCGAGCAACTTCCACTCCCGCTGCTCCAACGTCACCGGTACGACGTCGGTCCAGGACAACTGCGATCCCGGCCAGAACGGCGCGACCGTATCCTGCCAGTGCTCGTAGGAGGCCGGCCGATCGATGGTGTGGTCCTCCCCCGGCCGGTGCTCCAGCGCGAAACACCACGAGAACGCCTGCTGATCAAGGGGATTCGCGACGTCCGGCGCATGCAGCTCGCCGGTCTGATCACGACCTTCCGCGCCGATCACGTGCTCGACGTTCGCCAACTCCAGCAGATCACCGAGCTCGGTCGCGTCCACGACGTACGTCGCCGACACGATCCGCTGGTCGCCGGTCCTCAGATCCCGCAGCGTCACGGCCTCGATCTCGTCGCCGGTCGTCGACGCCGCGATCGGCTCGTGGTCGAGATACACGATCAGGCGTCCGGACGCCTCCCACGGTGCGAGCATCTCCTCCAGTACGGCCGCGGCGACTCGCGGTTCGTGGCAGAAGCGGCTGACGATGCCGAGGCCTGGATCGAGCAGCGGATCCGCGGCGGCCTCGGGCGTCAGCGGGTAGTTGCGCCGGTAGTAGTCCCGGATGCGCCGGCGGAGTTCGGCGTACCCGCTGGCGGCGTACTGCTCGATCCACGGGTGCTCGTCCGGTGGTACGAGCTGGCTGGTCAGCTGACCGCCCAGCCAGTCGCTCGACTCGGTCAGTACGACGCGGCGACCGAGCCGGACCGCGGTGAGCGCCGCGGCGACGCCACCCAGTCCGCCGCCGACCACCAGCACATCGGTATCGAGTTCCACCGGATCACTCCCCCTTGGTACGGGGCGCGGCGACGGTTTCGCCGGCCACCAGATCACAGGCCACCAACTGGCTGACCGGCTCCTCGTCCGGGTCCTCGACCCGCGCCACCAGGGCGTCGATCGCGATCCGTCCGATCTCCTTGCGCGGGATCACCAGGCAGTCCCAGCGGTGGCCGGGCTCGTCGCCCGAGCCCTCCAGCACCGCCACCGACACGTCCTCCGGAATGCTCAGGCCGCGGGCCGCCAGCCCGGTCCTAAGGCTCTCGGCCAGCCCGATGTTCTCGGCGACAACCGCGGTCTCCGGCCCGGACGCCAGTTCGTCCAGCCACTCCTCGGTCAGCCCCGGCTCGCCGCGCAGACCCGGCGAGCGGTCGTGCAGACCAAGCCGTTCGACCGCGGCGCGGTATCCCGTCCGGCGATCGGCGTACGCCTCCTGGTCGATTCCCGAGTGCAGGTACGCCAGGTGCCGGTGGCCGCGCTCGGCCAGTGACGTGACGATCCGGTCGGCCGCCGACACGTAGTCCGGGATGATGCAGGGGATCTCCGCGCCGGGCACCTCGCGGCGGCCGATGTGGACGAACAGGTACCCGTCGTGCCAGAGCCGGGCGAGTTCCTCGCGATCGGTCGCGGCGCCGAGCAGGACGGTCCCGTCGGCGAGGTTGAGCCGATTGGTGCCGTCCCGGTAGATCCGGCGCCTCCCGTCACTCGTCCCGGTCGAGGTGAACAGCACGAGGTCGTACCCGATCTCCTCGGCCCGCTCCTCGATCCCGAGCAGGAACTCGAAGTAGAAGTCCTCGCGGGCATGCGGGAACACCGACTCGAAGGTGTGGACGCCGAGTAGCCGGTTGCGCTTGTTGCGGAGGTTCCGCGCGGCCGCGTTCGGCACGTACCCGAGCTCCTTGACCGCGGCCAGGATCCGGTCCCGGGTCTCCACCGGGATCCGGTCGACCTCCCCGCTCACCACCCGCGACACGGCGGACTGCGAGACCCCGGCCAGCCGGGCTACATCGGATTGTCGTGGTGCTTTCATTTCTTCTCCTGCAACCAGCA
This Kribbella sp. NBC_00482 DNA region includes the following protein-coding sequences:
- a CDS encoding LacI family DNA-binding transcriptional regulator, which gives rise to MKAPRQSDVARLAGVSQSAVSRVVSGEVDRIPVETRDRILAAVKELGYVPNAAARNLRNKRNRLLGVHTFESVFPHAREDFYFEFLLGIEERAEEIGYDLVLFTSTGTSDGRRRIYRDGTNRLNLADGTVLLGAATDREELARLWHDGYLFVHIGRREVPGAEIPCIIPDYVSAADRIVTSLAERGHRHLAYLHSGIDQEAYADRRTGYRAAVERLGLHDRSPGLRGEPGLTEEWLDELASGPETAVVAENIGLAESLRTGLAARGLSIPEDVSVAVLEGSGDEPGHRWDCLVIPRKEIGRIAIDALVARVEDPDEEPVSQLVACDLVAGETVAAPRTKGE
- a CDS encoding cellulase family glycosylhydrolase; the encoded protein is MLRKSLAALCTALLFSAASLVNASAQTTALPALHTEGNRIKNSAGTNVTLKGVSVIAPEQNDVCTDCNNKSINDLIDMTVSNGWNSKVLRLLVTEAIGKDLNAYDATYIKPYVDHAVAKGLYVIIDLHLVRNYGDAAGAVPQADVKGFWDFIAPRYANNPNVLFEVFNEPIAPDNWATWKSYIQPVVNSIRSVASNVILMGSPSWSTRLNGALTDPITGGNIAYVYHLYPNQGPATAANLDPKFGTASATLPVVLTEFGWDPSPSADQVTAGTTSGWGLPLRQYLDARPQIGWIGWIFDNFWAPVWFDKNWNLLSGEYQGAFMRDWLAGAPATSPCSSHLARGATVTASSTYDATSGAPKAVDGSCADSGRWMSAVGDTAPVLTVDLGTYKDVSQVDVYSGYGYPNVATGTVLTAFKVEGHTSAGWVQLGSYTANTRALVSTVVTSAAIDQIRLTITDPSSITPDIARVYEVAAH
- a CDS encoding FAD-dependent oxidoreductase; translated protein: MELDTDVLVVGGGLGGVAAALTAVRLGRRVVLTESSDWLGGQLTSQLVPPDEHPWIEQYAASGYAELRRRIRDYYRRNYPLTPEAAADPLLDPGLGIVSRFCHEPRVAAAVLEEMLAPWEASGRLIVYLDHEPIAASTTGDEIEAVTLRDLRTGDQRIVSATYVVDATELGDLLELANVEHVIGAEGRDQTGELHAPDVANPLDQQAFSWCFALEHRPGEDHTIDRPASYEHWQDTVAPFWPGSQLSWTDVVPVTLEQREWKLLDANPSQRAPFSLWRYRQILASSNFVDKAIPDVTVVNWPQLDYWDAPLLGAADPAAALAASRDLSLSFLYWMQTDGGYPGLRLRPDATGTADGLAKMPYIREARRIQAEFTVLEQHVGVEARPDDAGSEVFADTVGLGRYRIDLHPSTAGRSYVDIEAYPFQIPLGALIPVRVDNLLPANKNIGTTHITNGCYRLHPVEWSIGEAVGALVSFCLTEGLSPRKVRNDPAHLADYQRLLADGLKIPLTWPEEIRTHRD